CGATCTCAGGGGACGCAGCATCGGCATCGTCGGCACCGGCAACATTGGCCTGTGCCTGGCCGGCATCATGACGGGATTCGGCTGTCGCGTGCTGGGCTTCGATCCCCGGCCCAATCCTGCCTTCGAGGCGCTCGGCGGGCGTCTCGTCGGCCTGGAGGAGTTGCTGTCCGAGTCCGACATCGTCTCGCTGCATTGCCCGCTGACCCCGGACACCCGTCACATGATCGATGAGACCTCGATCGCCAAGATGAAGCCGGGCGTGATGCTGATCAACACCGGACGCGGGGCGCTGATCGATACGCGGGCGGTGATTCAAGGATTGAAGAACAAGAAGATCGGTTTTCTCGGACTCGACGTCTATGAGGAGGAGAGCGATCTGTTCTTCGAAAACCTGTCCGGGCAGATCATTCAGGACGATGATTTTGCGCGATTGCTGACATTTCCCAATGTGCTGATCACCGGTCACCAGGCCTTCTTCACGCAGGAGGCTTTGATGGAGATCGCCGATACGACGATCCGGAATATCTCTCAATTCGAACTGACTGGACAGGCGGCGCATCCGATCTCGTTGGAATTGCGTGTCTGAACGTGACCGAGCTGCTCGCGCTGCTTCCGATCCTGATCCTGCTGCTGTGCATGGTCGGATTTGGCTGGACCGCGGCCCGTTCCGGCATGATCAGCGCCGCCGCGGGTCTCGGTGTCGCATCATGGGCGTTTCAGCCGGCACCCGGCATCATGGCGGTCGTCGGCCCTTTGGCAGAAGCGGTGTTCACCGCCGCGACGATTCTGTGGATCATCTTTCCGGCGCTCGCGCTGCACGAATTCCAGATGCGTTCCGGCGCGTCGGACCGGATCGGCGCCTGGCTCGTGTCGATTTCGGACAAGCGGGAAGTGCTTGCGCTGCTGCTGGCCTGGTTCTTCGCCTTGCTGCTGGAAGGTGCGGCCGGGTTCGGCACGCCGGTGGCCCTGGTGGCTCCGATGCTGGTGACGCTCGGCTTCTCGCCGGAGCGTTCGCTGCTGCTGGCGCTGATCGGCCATGCGGCCGGGGTATCGTTCGGCGCGGTCGGCACTCCGATGCTGCCGCTGTTGGAGGTGCTCACGGTCGATCCAAAACTACTCTCAGGCAGCATCATGCTGATGCACGCCGCGCTCGGCTGGATACTGACGCTGGTGGTGTTTCGGCTGGCTGCGTCGGCGAGCGGCGGAGCGATCTGGCTCGCCGTGCCGACGGCGGCGGGGCTCTTTCTGCTGCCGGCGCTGGCGCTCGCCTGGCTGAGTGGGCCTGAACTTCCCACCCTGGGCGGCGCCTTGATCGGGCTGTTGATGTTCATCGGCCTGGCGAAGTGGCGATGGTCGACGGGCAGCCGGGCTCCGTCGGGCGCAAACGAGGGCGTGCTCTCGGCTATCCTGCCCTACGGGCTGGTCCTCGTTGCGATCCTGGCCACACGAACGGTGCCGTCATTGGCCGCATGGCTGCAGTCATTCACGCTGGAATGGACGCTCGGCGACCGCTTCTCCGGTTCGGTCAAGCCGCTCTATCATCCGGGCACGATGCTGATGCTGGCCCTTGCTGCTGCCGCCATGGCGAGCCAGCGCAACCGCGCTGTCATCCTGCCGGCGGTGTCCAGCGCAGCCCGCCGTCTGCCGCTGGTGGCGCTTGCTCTGGTGTCGGTGCTGATGCTGGCGCGGATCATGGTTCACAGCGGGATGATCGACACTTTAGCCAACGCCGCAGCGGTCCTTCTTGGATCGGCTTGGCCGGTGGCCGTGCCGATGGTCGGCGCGCTCGGCTCCTTCGTGACCGGATCGGCGACCGCGTCCAACGTCCTGTTCGCGGGCTTTCAGGTGGCCGCGGCCGAGGCCGTCGGATTTGCACCGATGGCGGCGCTGGCCGGCCAGAGCTTCGGCGCCGCGATCGGCAATGTGATCGCTCCGCACAACATCGTCGCCGGGGCCGCGACGGTGGGCCTGATCGGTCGCGAAGGCGCGGTTCTCAAAAGGACGCTGCCGGTGTGTTTCGTCTATGCGCTGCTCGGTGGCGGATTGCTGATCGCATTCGCGGGGCTTCGGTAACGCCGACGATACCGACGCAGGCGGCAAGCCTCCCGTCGCTTGTGCGCGGATGCTGCACGCGTGGACGATCGACCGTGTGGACCTTGTCCATGCCGCTCACGTTCATCGTTCGCGGCGGGCAGGGGCCTTGGCGGCTGCGGAGGGCTTCGGCGCGGTCAGTGCCAGCGCCGCCACGTTCACCACGCGCGCGATCGCGCCGTCGACGTCGTTGAGGTCGCAGGCGCCGTCCGACAGCCGCAGCAGCCGCTCGCTGTCGCGCACCGTCTGGTGCGCCATGGCGAGGGCGAAGTGCAGGCCCCAATAGATCTCCACGTCCGCCGTGCCGGGCAATGAGCGCCGCAGCGCCGCGGCGAATTTCCGCAGATGGTCGATCTCGCGGGTCTTGATCTTGCGGATCGCCGGGATCGCCTCGATCGAGGCGCGGATCATGAAGCGCGCGGCATCCGAGCGCTGGCTGTCCGGGCCGAGGCATCCGCGCATGGTCGGGCCGACCAGCGCGCGCAGCACGTCGTCCACCGGCGCGCGGCCGCCGCCGGCCGCCTCCACCGCCTTCAATTCGTTCAGCCGTTCGCGATTGGTGGCGATCGAGCGCGTCACGAACAGTTCGGTGATCAGCTCGTCCTTCGAGCCGAAGTGATAGTTCACCGCGGCGAGATTGACCTCGGCGGCAGCGACGATGTCGCGCAGCGTGACGTCGCCGAAGCCGCGCTCGGCGTAGAGCCGCTCGGCCGCCCGGAGGATCGCTGTGCGTGTGGTGTCGGTGGACATGCCATGCCGTGGAAAATCGTCGAACTTGCATTTCAAACGCTTGTATGAAACTATCGTTTCATTGCCGAAAGTCAATGCGTTCGCGCCTGCGACATTCGGCAACCCACCGGCTCGCCGCATGCGCGTCGCGCTCCCGCGCCGCAGCGCGCAACGCAGAATAGGCTTGCGGAGGCGGAGCGGTGGGGAGACAGTGCCGGCAACCCGTCGGCCGAACAGGGAAAACAGTGAGGATCGCCTGATGGATTTCACGATGTCCGATCGCCAGCGCGAATGGCTGGACCGCGTCACCGCCTTCATGAACACGCATGTCCGGCCGGCGGTGCCGATCTACAAGCAGCAGGATGCCGAGGGCGACCGCTGGAAGGTGATTCCGATCCTCGAGGATCTGAAGAAGAAGGCCAAGGCCGAGGGCCTGTGGAACATGTTCATGCCGCCGTCGTCGCACGAAGACGACGAATTCCGCGGCGCCGGCCTCACCAATCTCGAATACGCGCTGCTGTCCGAGCAGATGGGCCATATCAGCTGGGCCTCCGAGGTGTTCAACTGCTCGGCGCCCGACACCGGCAACATGGAAGTGCTGATGCGCTACGGCTCCAAGGAGCACAAGCGGCAGTGGCTGCGTCCCCTGATGGACGGCGAGATCCGTTCGGCATTTCTGATGACCGAACCCGCCGTGGCGTCGTCGGACGCCACCAACATCGAGACCCGGATCGAGCGCGACGGTGATCACTACGTCATCAACGGCCGCAAATGGTGGTCGTCGGGCGTCGGCGATCCGCGCTGCAAGATCGCGATCGTGATGGGCAAGACCGATCCGAACGCGGCCAAGCATCAGGCGCAGTCGCAGATCCTGGTGCCGCTCGATACCCCCGGCATCACCATCGAAAAGATGCTGCCGGTGTTCGGCTTCGACGACGCGCCGCACGGCCACGGCCAGGTGCTGCTCAAGGATGTCCGCGTGCCGGTGTCGAACCTGCTGCTCGGCGAAGGCCGCGGTTTCGAAATCGCGCAGGGCCGTCTCGGTCCGGGCCGGATTCATCACTGCATGCGCACCATCGGCAAGGCCGAAGAGGCGTTGGAGAAGATGGTGCGGCGGCTGCAGTCGCGCACCGCCTTCGGCAAGAAGATCATCGAATACTCGATCTGGGAACAGCGCATCGCCGAGGCGCGGACCGACATCGAGATGACCCGGCTGCTGTGCCTCAAGGCCGCCGACATGATGGACAAGGTCGGCAACAAGACCGCCCAGCTCGAGATCGCGATGATCAAGGTTGCGGCGCC
The DNA window shown above is from Rhodopseudomonas palustris HaA2 and carries:
- a CDS encoding 2-hydroxyacid dehydrogenase, giving the protein MKVAVFNTKPYDRQFLTAANTKDGDRHELRFLEPRLGLDTAQLSGNADAICAFVNDGLDRSILERLKDNGVRLVALRCAGFNNVDLLAARDLEITVARVPAYSPSAVAEHTVALILSLNRRIHRAHARVREGNFALDGLLGFDLRGRSIGIVGTGNIGLCLAGIMTGFGCRVLGFDPRPNPAFEALGGRLVGLEELLSESDIVSLHCPLTPDTRHMIDETSIAKMKPGVMLINTGRGALIDTRAVIQGLKNKKIGFLGLDVYEEESDLFFENLSGQIIQDDDFARLLTFPNVLITGHQAFFTQEALMEIADTTIRNISQFELTGQAAHPISLELRV
- a CDS encoding L-lactate permease, whose translation is MTELLALLPILILLLCMVGFGWTAARSGMISAAAGLGVASWAFQPAPGIMAVVGPLAEAVFTAATILWIIFPALALHEFQMRSGASDRIGAWLVSISDKREVLALLLAWFFALLLEGAAGFGTPVALVAPMLVTLGFSPERSLLLALIGHAAGVSFGAVGTPMLPLLEVLTVDPKLLSGSIMLMHAALGWILTLVVFRLAASASGGAIWLAVPTAAGLFLLPALALAWLSGPELPTLGGALIGLLMFIGLAKWRWSTGSRAPSGANEGVLSAILPYGLVLVAILATRTVPSLAAWLQSFTLEWTLGDRFSGSVKPLYHPGTMLMLALAAAAMASQRNRAVILPAVSSAARRLPLVALALVSVLMLARIMVHSGMIDTLANAAAVLLGSAWPVAVPMVGALGSFVTGSATASNVLFAGFQVAAAEAVGFAPMAALAGQSFGAAIGNVIAPHNIVAGAATVGLIGREGAVLKRTLPVCFVYALLGGGLLIAFAGLR
- a CDS encoding TetR/AcrR family transcriptional regulator yields the protein MSTDTTRTAILRAAERLYAERGFGDVTLRDIVAAAEVNLAAVNYHFGSKDELITELFVTRSIATNRERLNELKAVEAAGGGRAPVDDVLRALVGPTMRGCLGPDSQRSDAARFMIRASIEAIPAIRKIKTREIDHLRKFAAALRRSLPGTADVEIYWGLHFALAMAHQTVRDSERLLRLSDGACDLNDVDGAIARVVNVAALALTAPKPSAAAKAPARRER
- a CDS encoding acyl-CoA dehydrogenase family protein; translation: MDFTMSDRQREWLDRVTAFMNTHVRPAVPIYKQQDAEGDRWKVIPILEDLKKKAKAEGLWNMFMPPSSHEDDEFRGAGLTNLEYALLSEQMGHISWASEVFNCSAPDTGNMEVLMRYGSKEHKRQWLRPLMDGEIRSAFLMTEPAVASSDATNIETRIERDGDHYVINGRKWWSSGVGDPRCKIAIVMGKTDPNAAKHQAQSQILVPLDTPGITIEKMLPVFGFDDAPHGHGQVLLKDVRVPVSNLLLGEGRGFEIAQGRLGPGRIHHCMRTIGKAEEALEKMVRRLQSRTAFGKKIIEYSIWEQRIAEARTDIEMTRLLCLKAADMMDKVGNKTAQLEIAMIKVAAPNMALKIIDNAIQAFGGGGVSDEAGLAKDYANIRTLRLADGPDEVHNRAIARLEMKKYANAAH